The genomic stretch GTGCAGGTCGACGGCGACGAGATCAGCGTCGCCTACGACGGCCGCGCGACCGCCGGGGAGAACTGGGAGGAGCGCACCGGCGTGGCCCGCGGCAAGCGCCTGGCCGACGGCAGCTTCGGCGAGCTCACCGCCGAGGCCCGCGAGCCGCTGGGCAGCCCGTACGCCCCCAACGGCCTGCGCTACCTCAGCCTGATCACGCTGCCCGGCGGCCGCCGGCGGATCTACTACGAGGCCACCCGGGCCGACGGCGCACACGACCTGCGCACGGAGCTGATCTGACGCGTTACCGCAGGTAGCCGGCGATGTTAGCGTAATCACGATTGCCGGGGCCGGACGCCTGGGGATCGACCGTGCTCGTCTAGCTTGGCAACCGACGCCAGGTGTTCGCGGTAAACGGCAGCACCGTCGGTGGCGGAGTCCCTCCCACAAGGAGCGGCTCCGCCATTCTCATCCGCGGGATCAACCGGCCTGCACCCGTCGTGCACCCCGTGATCTCCTGGAACCTCCCCGGCTGCCGCCGATGATGCCCTTCGACACAGACCACGAGGGTTCAGGAGCGAGAGCACATGGTCGGAGCAGCGGTTTCCATCATTCCCACGGTCATGGCGCCCGCAGCCGGCCACTCCGCGCCCGTCGCGGACTGGGTGACCGGCATCACCGAGCCGACCGTCCTGGTCGCCGACGACGACGTGGACGTACGGGATCTGATCACCTCGAAGCTGGTCGCGGCCGGCTACCGGGTGATCACGGCCGAGGACGGGGCCTCCGCGCTGCGCCAGGTGGTCACCGAGCAGCCCGACATGGTGATCCTCGACGTGTCGATGCCCGGCCTCGACGGCCTCAGCGTCTGCTACGAGCTGCACTCCTCGGCCGACACCGCGCAGATCCCCGTGCTCATGCTCAGCGGCCACTCCCGCCAGGTCGACATCGACCTCGGCCTGACCGTCGGCGCCGACGACTACCTGGTCAAGCCGTTCAACCCGGCCGAGCTGGTCCGTCGGGTCCGCTGGCTCCTGCTGGCCAACGAGGACTGAGGCTCCGCAGGAAGAGACCCAAGGCCTTCCCGTACGGGATGAGCGTCGTCAGGTCGGCATACTCGCTCGCCCCGTGCTGCCCGTCCCCGCCCGGCCCGAAGATCACCGCGTCCACGCCGGCCGCCGTGTAATGCCGGCCGTCGGCGGCGCCGTGCTTGGCCAGCAGCGTGCCCGCGAACCCGGCGTCGCGCGCGGCCTGCCGCAACAGCTTGACCTCCACGCTCCGAGGGTCGGCGTGATGGGGGTGGCCCAGCGCCTCGACCTGGGCCGTCACGCCCGTGAGCTCGCCGAGCCGGGCCTCGATCCGCTCCGCGCTGCGCCAGTCGTCGTCACCGGCCGGGAAGCGGATGTCCAGCCACGCGCTCGCCGCGTCAGGCACCTGGTTGACGGCGGCATTCGGCGTGTCCACGCGGGCCACGTTCACCGTCGTGCGCCACACCTCAGTGTCCGGAACCGGATAGCGGCGCAGCAGCGCGTTGATCGCCTCGACGACTCTGACCAGCGCATTCTCGCCGAGCCACGGGTACGCCGCGTGGGCCGCCCGCCCCTTCGCGGTGAGCCGCACGTGAGCAAGCCCGCGCGACTCGTTCACCACCCGCAGCCCGCTCTGCTCGCCGATGACCACAAAATCGGCCCGTACGCCCTGGGCGATCTGATGGGCTGTCCCGTCGGCGCCGCCCACCTCCTCGTCGGTGACCAGCTGCAGGGCGACCGGAACGTCGAGCGTGGGCGCCAGCCGCCGGAACACATCGGCCATGACCAGCGCCGCGACCTTCATGTCCTGCGCGCCGCGGCCGTAGAGGCGGTCGCCCTCGACCCGCGGCACGAACTGCTCGGGCAGCGCCGGAACGACGTCGAGGTGGGCGTTGAGAACGACCCGGAAGTGTTCGTCCCCCGGCCGGTGCACGAGAGCGCTGGGCTTGCCGTTCGACAGGAACCTCCGTACGGCGAACCTGGGCCCCACCTCGTCGAGCACGAACTCGAGTGCCCGCCGCAGCTCATCCGGCCGCTCCGACGTGGACGGCATCGCGATCAGGTCGCAGGCCCGCCCCACCAGCCGCCGCAGGTCGACCCCATGATCCACCGTTTACGCCTCTCAGCCGGGCCCACCCTCCCCGGGGGCCACCACCACCGTAAGGGCTGTCAAGCCGACCCTGGCGCGTTGTCCACACGCAGCATCCCACGCCTGCGAACGCCCGATGAGTTATCCACAGGCGGCTTCGCGGAACCGTCCCCAGCGGAGAGGACGACGACGGCGGTCTGCCGGGCGCCGGGGCCGGTTCGAGGTGGATGTCGGCGCTGGTCAGCTCGATGGGTGCGCTCCCATCCGAGGCGGGGCGAGGGGCGGGGCGAGGGGCGGGGCGAGGGCGGGGCGAGGGGCGCGGCGAGGGCGGGGCGAGGGCGGGGCACTGTGGGGCGGGTTCGGCCTGTATGCTCGCTCGCGACCTAATTGGGGAGGTCGAGCGGCCGGCGCCGGATCGATGAGTCCCGCGTGTATATCGCCGTGTATTCCGAACGTAATCTCCTGGCAACAATCGGTCAGATCCACAAGCGATCGAAATCCCGTGCCGGGGAAGTGGCACTTAATGTGCGGTTAATTCTCGGCATAATGTTGCGCCGTCAAGAAAATGTCGGACGGCGGGTAATCGGAACGGCCGTGGGGCTCGTCACGTTCCGTGGTGGCCGAACACGGAACGTGAGACGCCGTGACTCCTTGGTGTCGTCATTGGACCGCACGCCCTCACGATGACGGCGTGCGATCCGCACAGGGGGCAACACGCGGTGTGTGAGGGGTGGTAAACGAGCCGTCCATCGAGGGGCAGAAGCGCGGCGGGACCCGTGATAGACATGCGCAGTGCGGGACCAGCGGCGTGCGGAGCACAAACACCCCGAGATCCTCGCCGCCGCCCGCATCGTGGTGGCTGAGCGGGGCGCCGATGCGACACGGTTCTCCGATGTGACCGCGGCGACCGGCGTCGGGGTCTCCACGCTGCAGTACTTCTTCGGCAGCCGGGAGGACATGCTCCGGGCCGTCTTCCGGCATTCCGCCCGCGCCGACTTCGACGAGGTCGCCGTCCGGCTGGCCGGCGAGACCGTCCCCTGGCGCCGCGTTCTGCTGATCGCCACCCACCTCACCGGCGCCGTCGGCAGTGACACGTCGTGGCGGGTCTGGGTCGAGTCGTGGCGGTGGGCGCTGCGCGACCCGGAGCTGCGGGTCGACGTGCTCGCCGACCACACCCGCTGGCGTGAGCTGCTGACCGCCGAGCTCACCACCCTCGTAGGGGATCCGGAAGCAGTCGCCCGGCAGGCGCTCGCGCTGATCGACGGTCTGGCGCTGCCGGTGGTCCTCGGCGACCCGGCGGTCGATCGGCACACGGCGGAAGCCCTGCTGACCGACGCCCTCCAGTCCCTGACCGGCCGACAGCCGCAATCGGGTGCGGTCCGCGACGATGGGGCCTCGGCCGAGCGGCCGGGGCGGTTGGGTGTGGCTCGTGACGATGGGGCCTCGGTCGAGCGGCCGACGCGGTTGGGTGTGGCTCGTGACGATGGGGCCTCGGTCGAGCGGCCGACGCGGTTGGGTGTGGTCCGTGACGATGGGGCCCCGGCCGAGCGGCCGACGCGGTCGGGTGCGGCCTCCCACGATGAGATCCCGGCCGAGCGGCCACCGCGGTTGCGCCCGGCCCGGCCCGGCGACGCGCCCGCCATCGCCCGGATCTGGGAGGCGGGCTGGCGCGACGGGCATCTCGGCAACGTCCCGGACGCGTTGACCCGGGTTCGAACCCCCGGCACGTTCCGGGCTCGGGCCGCCGAGCGGATCAGCGGGACCACCGTGGCGGTCGAAGGCGACGAGGTGGCCGGGTTCGTGATGGTGGTCGCCGACGAGGTCGAGCAGGTCTACGTGGACGCGGCGTTCCGCGGCGGCGGCGTGGCCCGTGTGCTGCTGGCCGAGGCGGAACGGCAGGTCGCGGCGGCCGGGCATCGGGTGGCGTGGCTCGCGGTGGTGCCGGGCAACGCTCGGGCGCGGCGGTTCTACGAGCGGGAGGGCTGGACGGATGAGGGGGCCTTCGACCACACGGCGTCGGGGATCCGGGTGCCCTGCCGGCGGTACACGAAGGCGCTTCAGCTGTAGTCACTGCCGTACAGGTGGCGTCCGGGGTGGTCGCAGTAGAGCAGGCAGTGGTTGTCGTCCTGCTGGGAGGGCGTGCGCACGGCCGCGCAGTGGGGGATCGCGTTGATCTCGGAGGCCGACAGCGTCCACTGCACCCACCAGCCGGTGCCGGCCGCGTGCTGGCCCAGCCCGGCGTGCGGGCCCTCGTGCGGGTGTTCGAGTTCGCAGTGCAGCACCCGGTCGAGGCCGTGGGCCGGGCGGGGCAGCCGGCTCAGCCAGCCCACCTGCTGGTGGTCGAGTTCGATGCGGGCGGGGCAGCGGTGCGCGTCGATGACGGCGAGGGTGGTGACGAAGTTGCCGGCGCCCTTGCGTGACGAGATCAGGCCTTCGGTGCGCAGCACGCGCAGAGCGGACTGCACGGTCGTACGGGCAACCCGGTGCTCGCCGGCGAGGGTGTGCTCGGACGGGAGCTTCGCGCCCACGCCCAGGCTGCCGGTGAAGATCTGATGTCTCAGCTCGGCCGCGATCTGCTGGTACGGGGAGAGTGCCGTGTCGGGGGACATGCAAGGCATGCTGCGTGGCTGGTCAGGCCGGAACAAGTGCGCAACCGCGACTGTCTGTCACGACTCCGCGGGTGGCAGGGAGCGCTGACGATCGCGTGCGGACAGCGACGGCGGGGTCTCGCGGGCGCTCAGCGGGGGCTGCGAACCGCGGCCCGCGAGCAGCGGCGTGGTCTTGTTCCACGGCGGTCCACCTGCGTCTTTGCGGCGGCGCGCCATGCCCGACAGCGCTTCCAGCACGACCCGGTTGCCGAGCATGGCGGTGATGTCGGCGTGGTCGAACGGAGGCGCCACCTCGACAATATCCATGCCTACTACGGGTAATTCGTGGCAGATCCGCGAGACGCTGTCGAGCAGTTGCCGCGCGGTGAGCCCGCCCGGTTCGGGGGTGCCTGTGCCGGGGGCGTGGGCGGGGTCGCAGACGTCGATGTCGACCGAGAGGAAGACGCCGTCGCAGTCGTCCAGCGCGATCCGGAACGCGTGGTCGAGCACGGCGTCGAGGCCGCGGTGGACGATCTCGCTCATGTGGAACGAGTTCATGCCCTGGTCGGCCATCCAGTCGAGGGTCTCGGGACCGGGCCAATAGCCACGCAGGCCCAGTTGCAGGAAGCGGTCCCCCCGTACGGCGCCCGACTCGATCAGGCGGCGCATGGGCTGACCGTGGCCGTAGAGCGACCCGAACTCGATGTCCCCGGTGTCGGCGTGCGCGTCGAAGTGGATGACCGAGATCCGGCCGGCGCCGTGGTGCCGGGCCACGCCGGTAACGTCGGGCCAGGTGATGGTGTGGTCGCCGCCGAGGATCAGCGGGATCGCGCCGTGCGCCGTGACGTGGGCGACCGCGTCCTCGATGGTGTCGCAGCTGCGCTGGATGTCGCCGCTGAAGACCTCGAGGTCGCCGGCGTCCTTCACGGTCAGGTCGCCGCCCAGCGCGTCCACCCGCATCGCCAGGTGGGGGCGGGACCCGTCGTGGGGCAGGTAGTCGGTGCCCCGGATGACCTGCGGTCCGAATCGGGCGCCGGGCCGATGGGAGGTGCCGCCGTCGAAGGGCGCGCCGAGGATCACGACGTCGGCGTCCGCGTACGTCTCCGGCTCCTGCCAGTCGCAGGCGGGTACGCCAAGGAAGGTGATCTCGGGGCCGTACATCGGTCCGTAGCGCGTCACGACGGGGACTGTATCTCCATACAGTGGCCGAGTACAGCGTTTCCGCAGGGGCGTCGGAGGGTAGAGCCATCCGAGGATCTGATCAGGAGGTTCGGTACATGCGGATGCTGGGCGGCCGTTACGAGCTTGTGCGGCGCATCGGTGTCGGCGGCATGTCCGAGGTGTGGCGGGGCCACGACCGGGTGCTCGACCGTCCGGTGGCGGTCAAGATCATGGGACCTTCGCTGGAGGGCACGCTGGGCGACGCCGCGAGTGTCGACCTCGTACGGACGGAGGCCCGCTCGGCCGCGAAGCTGGCGCACCCGAACGTGGCCGGCGTGCACGACTTCGGCACCTCACGGTCGGAATCGTCCGCGCGTGAGGTGCCGTACATCGTGATGGAGCTGGTCGAGGGGCAGACGCTGAGCGCCCATCTGGCCGCGGGGCCGCTCGACTGGCGGATCGGGGTGCGGATCTGCGCCGAGGTCGCCGCCGCGCTGGCCGCCGCGCACGCCGAGCTGATCGTGCACCGCGACATCAAACCCGCGAACGTCATGCTCACCCCGTCCGGCGCCAAGGTGCTCGACTTCGGCATCGCGGCCTCGGCCGGAACCCCGGATCCCGATCCCGAGCTGCCGGTGATGGGCACCCCGGCGTACGTGGCGCCCGAGCTTTTCGAAGGGGTGCCGCCGACCCCGGCCAGCGACATGTTCGCGCTGGGTACCCTGCTGCACCAGTGCATCAGCGGGCGCCTGCCGTGGCGGGCCGAGTCGCCGACAGAGCTGGTCTACGCCCAGCGCTACCGCGACCCCGACCCGCTGCCCGAGATCGACAAGCTGCCACTCGAGGTGGAGGACCTGGTGTCGCGCTGCCTCAACCGCGACCCGGCCGAGCGCCCGACCGCCATGGTGGCCGCGCTCCTGCTGGCCGAGGCGGTGGACGCCCGCGTCTACGTGCCGATGCAGGACCTGCACGCCGAGGAGGCGCACCCGCAGATCTCGCCGTGGGACAAGCGTGCCGCTGAGGAGCCGACCTCGGTGGCAGTGCAGGCTGGAGGCGGACGGCACCGCGCCGGCTAACCGCTGCGCGGCACCACCACCAAGGGGCGGCACGCGCGCCGGATCAGCCGGGTCGAGACCCCGCCCAGCAGCACCCGCCGGGCCGGGCCGTAGCCGCGGGAGCCGCAGTACAGCACGTCGACGTCGGTCAGGTCGGCCAGCGCGTCGACGACGTCCCCGGCCACGATCTGCCATTCGGTCGTGACGTCGGGGACCGACTCGGCCGCCCGGCGCAGCGACAGCTCGTACGTCTCGCGGGCGGTGTCGAGGAAGGCCCGCTCGATGTCGTCGCCGATGAGGAACGGCAGTGCGGCGTCCCCCGCGGCGACCACGGTGTAGAGCTTCAGCGTGTCGCCGCCGCGGCGGGCCATCTCCGCCGCGGCGTTGAGGGCGGTCCGGCCGTCCGGTGTGTCCACGTAGGCCACGCCGACACGGCGCTGCTCGGCGGGCGGGGCGGGCATCGCGGCCGGGGCGATGGCGACCGGGCAGACGCTGCCGGCGAGCAGCCGCTCGGCCGTGCTCCCAGCCATCAGGCGTTCCCGGGTGGCGTGCCGTCCCGAGCCGATCACCAGCATCTGCGCATGGGTCTCCTCGGCCAGGTCGTGCAGGCCATGGGCGGCCGACGACGACGAGGCCATGCGAAAGGCCACTTCCCCCCGTACGCCCTCCAGGGCCTTACGGGCGTCGTCGAGCACCCGCTGAGCGGCGCGATGCCGGTCGGCCACCCACTCGGCGTCGACCCGCCCCGAGCCGAGCGCGGCCGGCGCAGGATGCACGACGGCGACGACGAGCGGCGCACCGAGCGCCTCGGCGAACCAGCGTCCCAGGGTCAGCGCGTCGGCGGCGGCCGTGCCACCGTCGACGCCCACGATCACCGGCCCCGTCATCGCGGATCACCCTCCTCGGGCGAGCGGGCCCATCCCGGGGTCCCGTCCGGGTCGCGGCGCAGGCGGGAGTTCTTGTAG from Paractinoplanes brasiliensis encodes the following:
- a CDS encoding response regulator transcription factor; protein product: MVGAAVSIIPTVMAPAAGHSAPVADWVTGITEPTVLVADDDVDVRDLITSKLVAAGYRVITAEDGASALRQVVTEQPDMVILDVSMPGLDGLSVCYELHSSADTAQIPVLMLSGHSRQVDIDLGLTVGADDYLVKPFNPAELVRRVRWLLLANED
- a CDS encoding M20 family metallopeptidase, with amino-acid sequence MDHGVDLRRLVGRACDLIAMPSTSERPDELRRALEFVLDEVGPRFAVRRFLSNGKPSALVHRPGDEHFRVVLNAHLDVVPALPEQFVPRVEGDRLYGRGAQDMKVAALVMADVFRRLAPTLDVPVALQLVTDEEVGGADGTAHQIAQGVRADFVVIGEQSGLRVVNESRGLAHVRLTAKGRAAHAAYPWLGENALVRVVEAINALLRRYPVPDTEVWRTTVNVARVDTPNAAVNQVPDAASAWLDIRFPAGDDDWRSAERIEARLGELTGVTAQVEALGHPHHADPRSVEVKLLRQAARDAGFAGTLLAKHGAADGRHYTAAGVDAVIFGPGGDGQHGASEYADLTTLIPYGKALGLFLRSLSPRWPAGASGPDGPARPG
- a CDS encoding GNAT family N-acetyltransferase; this encodes MRDQRRAEHKHPEILAAARIVVAERGADATRFSDVTAATGVGVSTLQYFFGSREDMLRAVFRHSARADFDEVAVRLAGETVPWRRVLLIATHLTGAVGSDTSWRVWVESWRWALRDPELRVDVLADHTRWRELLTAELTTLVGDPEAVARQALALIDGLALPVVLGDPAVDRHTAEALLTDALQSLTGRQPQSGAVRDDGASAERPGRLGVARDDGASVERPTRLGVARDDGASVERPTRLGVVRDDGAPAERPTRSGAASHDEIPAERPPRLRPARPGDAPAIARIWEAGWRDGHLGNVPDALTRVRTPGTFRARAAERISGTTVAVEGDEVAGFVMVVADEVEQVYVDAAFRGGGVARVLLAEAERQVAAAGHRVAWLAVVPGNARARRFYEREGWTDEGAFDHTASGIRVPCRRYTKALQL
- a CDS encoding winged helix-turn-helix domain-containing protein; translation: MSPDTALSPYQQIAAELRHQIFTGSLGVGAKLPSEHTLAGEHRVARTTVQSALRVLRTEGLISSRKGAGNFVTTLAVIDAHRCPARIELDHQQVGWLSRLPRPAHGLDRVLHCELEHPHEGPHAGLGQHAAGTGWWVQWTLSASEINAIPHCAAVRTPSQQDDNHCLLYCDHPGRHLYGSDYS
- the speB gene encoding agmatinase is translated as MTRYGPMYGPEITFLGVPACDWQEPETYADADVVILGAPFDGGTSHRPGARFGPQVIRGTDYLPHDGSRPHLAMRVDALGGDLTVKDAGDLEVFSGDIQRSCDTIEDAVAHVTAHGAIPLILGGDHTITWPDVTGVARHHGAGRISVIHFDAHADTGDIEFGSLYGHGQPMRRLIESGAVRGDRFLQLGLRGYWPGPETLDWMADQGMNSFHMSEIVHRGLDAVLDHAFRIALDDCDGVFLSVDIDVCDPAHAPGTGTPEPGGLTARQLLDSVSRICHELPVVGMDIVEVAPPFDHADITAMLGNRVVLEALSGMARRRKDAGGPPWNKTTPLLAGRGSQPPLSARETPPSLSARDRQRSLPPAES
- a CDS encoding serine/threonine-protein kinase; this translates as MRMLGGRYELVRRIGVGGMSEVWRGHDRVLDRPVAVKIMGPSLEGTLGDAASVDLVRTEARSAAKLAHPNVAGVHDFGTSRSESSAREVPYIVMELVEGQTLSAHLAAGPLDWRIGVRICAEVAAALAAAHAELIVHRDIKPANVMLTPSGAKVLDFGIAASAGTPDPDPELPVMGTPAYVAPELFEGVPPTPASDMFALGTLLHQCISGRLPWRAESPTELVYAQRYRDPDPLPEIDKLPLEVEDLVSRCLNRDPAERPTAMVAALLLAEAVDARVYVPMQDLHAEEAHPQISPWDKRAAEEPTSVAVQAGGGRHRAG
- a CDS encoding universal stress protein — translated: MTGPVIVGVDGGTAAADALTLGRWFAEALGAPLVVAVVHPAPAALGSGRVDAEWVADRHRAAQRVLDDARKALEGVRGEVAFRMASSSSAAHGLHDLAEETHAQMLVIGSGRHATRERLMAGSTAERLLAGSVCPVAIAPAAMPAPPAEQRRVGVAYVDTPDGRTALNAAAEMARRGGDTLKLYTVVAAGDAALPFLIGDDIERAFLDTARETYELSLRRAAESVPDVTTEWQIVAGDVVDALADLTDVDVLYCGSRGYGPARRVLLGGVSTRLIRRACRPLVVVPRSG